In the genome of Gemmatimonadota bacterium, the window CCAGCAACTTTGGCGTCCAATTTGACTCCATTGTCGATGTGTGCTCTTTTGGCGTGGCTCCGGCCCTGCTAATGCTGTACTATCTCGATACCTTGCTGGTCATTCGCTGGTTGCCCTTTGGCGTCTGTTTTTTGTTTCTCCTGTGTGGTGCGCTGAGACTGGCGCGTTTCAACGCACTATTAAAGGGATTTGACAAAGAAAATTTCTCCGGTCTCCCGATTCCAACGGCAGCGGGTACTCTGGCCGCATATATTCTTTTTACAGAGCGGGTGTGGCAGAGTAGCACTCATGCGCCTCATATTGCCATCGCCCTGTGCGTTGTGCTCTCATTTCTCATGATCAGCACAATTGAGTACAGTGCGTTTTCGAGGTTGTCTATAGAAACAAGACGCGGCCGCGTTCGCTTGATTTTTCTACTATGTGTTATTGTGCTCATGTTTTTTTATACCTATGAAGTATTCTTTCCCATGGCACTTGCCATTTCCCTATCTGGCCTGTTCAGATGGTTGTATTACACGATTACAGACCGCGAAGTGGCAGATGTGCGGGACTAAAACTTTTTTTAAAGCGTGATTATGAGGCGAAAAAGTCTGGGAATTCTCATTGTTGCGATCTTTATTGGCATTCTTGCCGGCAACGTGGTTGGCCAGGTCCTTGC includes:
- the pssA gene encoding CDP-diacylglycerol--serine O-phosphatidyltransferase → MNVNAKAAVPSLFTISSLFCGFLSMYYAVNGRFIGAALLIVIAGFLDACDGKVARYLHTSSNFGVQFDSIVDVCSFGVAPALLMLYYLDTLLVIRWLPFGVCFLFLLCGALRLARFNALLKGFDKENFSGLPIPTAAGTLAAYILFTERVWQSSTHAPHIAIALCVVLSFLMISTIEYSAFSRLSIETRRGRVRLIFLLCVIVLMFFYTYEVFFPMALAISLSGLFRWLYYTITDREVADVRD